The proteins below are encoded in one region of Dasypus novemcinctus isolate mDasNov1 chromosome 13, mDasNov1.1.hap2, whole genome shotgun sequence:
- the LOC101444997 gene encoding putative olfactory receptor 10J6 yields the protein MQRKNFTEITEFIFLGFSGFHEHQITLFVVFLILYTLTLAGNAIIVTIIHTDHHLHTPMYFFLSMLASSETVYTLVIIPRMLSSLIAQNQPPISLACCATQMFIFLTLAINNCFLLMVMGYDRYVAICNPLRYTNIMSKWVCVQLVCGAFSIGLAMAAVQVTSIFTLPFCHRVVGHFFCDTLPVMKLSCIDTTINEIINFVVSLSVILVTMGLVFISYILIISTILKIASAEGRKKAFATCASHLTVVIIHYGCASIAYLKPKSENSLEQDLLLSVTYTIITPLLNPVVYSLRNKEVKDALCRAVGRNIS from the coding sequence ATGCAGAGAAAAAACTTCACAGAGATAACTGAGTTCATTTTCCTGGGATTCTCTGGTTTCCATGAACACCAGATTACCCTCTTTGTAGTTTTTCTTATCCTGTACACATTAACACTGGCTGGCAATGCCATCATTGTGACCATCATACATACTGACCATCACCTCCACactcccatgtacttcttcctgagCATGCTGGCTAGTTCAGAGACAGTGTACACCCTGGTCATCATTCCACGGATGCTCTCCAGTCTCATAGCCCAAAACCAGCCACCAATCTCCCTGGCATGTTGTGCCACCCAAATGTTTATCTTTCTCACTTTGGCCATCAACAACTGTTTCCTGCTCATGGTGATGGGATATGACCGGTATGTGGCCATCTGCAACCCCCTGAGATACACCAACATCATGAGCAAATGGGTGTGTGTCCAGCTGGTGTGTGGAGCATTTAGTATTGGTCTGGCCATGGCTGCTGTTCAGGTGACCTCCATATTTACTTTGCCCTTTTGTCACAGAGTGGTGGGTCATTTCTTCTGTGATACCCTCCCTGTCATGAAACTCTCCTGTATTGATACCACCATCAATGAGATCATCAATTTTGTTGTCAGTTTATCTGTGATCCTGGTCACCATGGGCCTGGTCTTCATCTCCTATATCCTCATAATCTCCACCATCCTCAAGATTGCCTCAGCTGAAGGTCGGAAGAAGGCCTTTGCCACCTGTGCCTCCCACCTCACTGTGGTCATCATTCACTATGGCTGTGCCTCCATAGCCTACCTCAAGCCCAAATCAGAAAATTCTCTAGAACAAGACCTCCTTCTCTCGGTGACCTATACCATCATCACTCCCCTGCTGAATCCTGTTGTTTACAGCCTAAGGAACAAGGAAGTCAAGGATGCCCTATGCAGAGCTGTTGGAAGAAACATTTCTTAA